The proteins below come from a single Rosa rugosa chromosome 2, drRosRugo1.1, whole genome shotgun sequence genomic window:
- the LOC133729117 gene encoding wall-associated receptor kinase 1-like isoform X1: MALRLSLVAVLLLLLVASTTTTTAAAAQALPGCSDKCGNLTIPYPFGMEEGCYLREEFFINCSNTTQPPTAYLRVSNIIVTNISLDEGELQISNNVAEACFSEQGNVTSSNDYSLDLPLPYTISDTKNKLYTVGCDTNSILQGFLGEDEFDTGCISICNRLDIVDQYSCSGAGCCQTNIPRGLKNTTVTLYTINSHKDIWGFNPCSYAFIAEQGQFNFSAASLKKQDNNSWLPAVLNWAIGNDTDSCDEAQKRKDFACKANSRCANAPINGSVGYLCQCLPGYEGNPYHPDGCQDIDECTALNPCNGLNEVCVNSLGNYSCLCRNGYKNNGPNGKCIKDNSSDRLLLIILSLGISVGLFVILLVGSLWMYWGLKKRKFIKLKEKYFTENGGLLLKQKLTSQGGSVETTKLFTAEELEKATNNYHESRILGEGGYGTVYRGILPDNQVVAIKKSKVGAPTQTDQFVNEVIVLSQVNHRNVVRLLGCCLETEVPLLVYEFITQGTLFEHIHKKKGKGSSLSWELRLKIASETAGALAYLHSSTSTPIIHRDVKTMNILLDDNYTAKVSDFGASRFIPIDQTQLATMVQGTFGYLDPEYFHSNQLTEKSDVYSFGVVLAELLTSKVAFSFARPEAERCLAHFFVCSVEDGHLNQILYDDIINEGDIDQRVIENVAHLARTCLRVKGEERPTMREVAMELERMIMTKHPWGSADHYFPEETKHLLGSPNTSKDYVVNVDGDGGPGTTSGCDSMQIEMLMSYADGR, encoded by the exons ATGGCGTTGCGACTCTCATTGGTAGCAGTTCTACTCCTGTTATTGGTGGCTAGTACTACTACAACAACAGCAGCTGCTGCTCAAGCCCTGCCTGGTTGCTCAGACAAGTGCGGCAATCTCACAATTCCATACCCATTTGGCATGGAGGAGGGTTGTTACCTGCGAGAAGAATTCTTTATCAATTGTAGCAATACCACCCAACCACCAACAGCATATTTAAGAGTCAGCAATATCATTGTTACCAACATTTCCCTTGATGAAGGTGAGTTGCAAATATCCAACAACGTGGCTGAAGCTTGCTTTAGCGAGCAGGGCAATGTGACATCCAGCAATGATTATTCGCTCGACCTGCCCCTTCCTTATACGATATCCGATACCAAAAACAAGCTCTACACCGTTGGTTGTGACACTAATTCAATTTTACAAGGCTTCCTAGGGGAAGATGAGTTCGATACGGGGTGCATTTCCATATGCAACAGGCTTGACATTGTTGATCAATATTCTTGCTCTGGCGCTGGGTGTTGCCAGACTAACATCCCCAGAGGGTTGAAAAATACGACGGTGACGTTGTATACCATCAACAGTCATAAGGATATATGGGGCTTTAACCCCTGCAGCTACGCCTTCATTGCAGAGCAAGGACAGTTCAATTTCTCGGCTGCAAGTTTAAAGAAACAGGACAACAACTCCTGGCTTCCAGCGGTTCTTAATTGGGCTATTGGGAATGACACAGACTCCTGTGATGAAGCTCaaaagaggaaggatttcgctTGCAAGGCTAATAGCAGGTGCGCCAACGCGCCTATCAATGGGTCTGTAGGTTACTTGTGCCAATGCTTACCTGGTTATGAAGGAAACCCCTACCATCCAGATGGTTGCCAAG ATATTGATGAGTGCACGGCTTTAAACCCCTGCAATGGACTGAATGAAGTATGTGTAAATTCACTAGGGAATTACTCTTGTTTATGTCGCAATGGCTACAAAAACAATGGCCCGAATGGAAAGTGCATCAAAGACAATTCCAGCGACCGTCTCCTGCTCATAATTCTTTCATTGG GAATTTCTGTAGGCCTATTTGTGATTTTATTAGTTGGAAGTTTATGGATGTATTGGGGACTGAAGAAAAGGAAGTTCATAAAACTCAAAGAGAAGTACTTTACAGAAAATGGTGGTTTATTGTTAAAACAAAAACTCACTAGTCAAGGAGGATCTGTTGAGACAACCAAACTATTTACTGCAGAAGAACTTGAGAAGGCCACAAACAATTACCATGAAAGTAGAATCCTTGGTGAAGGAGGGTATGGAACAGTTTACAGAGGCATATTACCAGATAACCAAGTGGTTGCAATAAAAAAGTCCAAAGTTGGTGCCCCGACTCAAACTGATCAGTTTGTTAATGAGGTGATTGTTCTTTCTCAAGTCAACCATAGAAATGTAGTAAGGCTATTAGGTTGTTGTTTAGAGACAGAAGTCCCTTTACTCGTATACGAGTTCATCACCCAGGGCACTCTCTTTGAGCACATTCACAAGAAAAAGGGTAAAGGGTCATCACTTTCATGGGAACTCCGATTGAAGATAGCATCAGAAACTGCAGGAGCACTAGCATACTTGCACTCCTCCACTTCCACACCAATCATACACCGAGATGTGAAAACAATGAATATACTATTAGATGACAATTACACAGCCAAAGTGTCAGATTTTGGAGCTTCACGTTTCATTCCTATTGATCAAACTCAACTAGCAACAATGGTGCAAGGCACATTTGGATACTTGGACCCTGAATACTTCCATTCAAATCAACTAACAGAAAAGAGTGACGTCTATAGCTTTGGAGTGGTTCTAGCAGAGCTACTCACAAGTAAAGTGGCATTTTCTTTTGCAAGGCCTGAGGCAGAGAGATGCCTTGCACACTTTTTTGTTTGTTCGGTGGAAGATGGTCACTTGAACCAAATTCTATATGATGACATTATTAATGAAGGAGATATTGACCAGAGAGTAATAGAAAATGTGGCCCATCTTGCAAGAACATGTTTGAGGGTAAAAGGGGAGGAAAGGCCTACCATGAGAGAAGTAGCCATGGAGCTGGAAAGAATGATTATGACAAAGCATCCATGGGGTTCTGCAGATCATTACTTCCCAGAAGAGACTAAGCACTTGCTCGGATCACCTAATACTTCCAAGGATTATGTTGTGAATGTTGATGGTGATGGTGGTCCTGGTACAACCAGTGGGTGTGACAGCATGCAAATCGAAATGTTAATGTCATATGCTGATGGGCGATAG
- the LOC133729117 gene encoding putative wall-associated receptor kinase-like 16 isoform X2 — protein sequence MALRLSLVAVLLLLLVASTTTTTAAAAQALPGCSDKCGNLTIPYPFGMEEGCYLREEFFINCSNTTQPPTAYLRVSNIIVTNISLDEGELQISNNVAEACFSEQGNVTSSNDYSLDLPLPYTISDTKNKLYTVGCDTNSILQGFLGEDEFDTGCISICNRLDIVDQYSCSGAGCCQTNIPRGLKNTTVTLYTINSHKDIWGFNPCSYAFIAEQGQFNFSAASLKKQDNNSWLPAVLNWAIGNDTDSCDEAQKRKDFACKANSRCANAPINGSVGYLCQCLPGYEGNPYHPDGCQGNYSCLCRNGYKNNGPNGKCIKDNSSDRLLLIILSLGISVGLFVILLVGSLWMYWGLKKRKFIKLKEKYFTENGGLLLKQKLTSQGGSVETTKLFTAEELEKATNNYHESRILGEGGYGTVYRGILPDNQVVAIKKSKVGAPTQTDQFVNEVIVLSQVNHRNVVRLLGCCLETEVPLLVYEFITQGTLFEHIHKKKGKGSSLSWELRLKIASETAGALAYLHSSTSTPIIHRDVKTMNILLDDNYTAKVSDFGASRFIPIDQTQLATMVQGTFGYLDPEYFHSNQLTEKSDVYSFGVVLAELLTSKVAFSFARPEAERCLAHFFVCSVEDGHLNQILYDDIINEGDIDQRVIENVAHLARTCLRVKGEERPTMREVAMELERMIMTKHPWGSADHYFPEETKHLLGSPNTSKDYVVNVDGDGGPGTTSGCDSMQIEMLMSYADGR from the exons ATGGCGTTGCGACTCTCATTGGTAGCAGTTCTACTCCTGTTATTGGTGGCTAGTACTACTACAACAACAGCAGCTGCTGCTCAAGCCCTGCCTGGTTGCTCAGACAAGTGCGGCAATCTCACAATTCCATACCCATTTGGCATGGAGGAGGGTTGTTACCTGCGAGAAGAATTCTTTATCAATTGTAGCAATACCACCCAACCACCAACAGCATATTTAAGAGTCAGCAATATCATTGTTACCAACATTTCCCTTGATGAAGGTGAGTTGCAAATATCCAACAACGTGGCTGAAGCTTGCTTTAGCGAGCAGGGCAATGTGACATCCAGCAATGATTATTCGCTCGACCTGCCCCTTCCTTATACGATATCCGATACCAAAAACAAGCTCTACACCGTTGGTTGTGACACTAATTCAATTTTACAAGGCTTCCTAGGGGAAGATGAGTTCGATACGGGGTGCATTTCCATATGCAACAGGCTTGACATTGTTGATCAATATTCTTGCTCTGGCGCTGGGTGTTGCCAGACTAACATCCCCAGAGGGTTGAAAAATACGACGGTGACGTTGTATACCATCAACAGTCATAAGGATATATGGGGCTTTAACCCCTGCAGCTACGCCTTCATTGCAGAGCAAGGACAGTTCAATTTCTCGGCTGCAAGTTTAAAGAAACAGGACAACAACTCCTGGCTTCCAGCGGTTCTTAATTGGGCTATTGGGAATGACACAGACTCCTGTGATGAAGCTCaaaagaggaaggatttcgctTGCAAGGCTAATAGCAGGTGCGCCAACGCGCCTATCAATGGGTCTGTAGGTTACTTGTGCCAATGCTTACCTGGTTATGAAGGAAACCCCTACCATCCAGATGGTTGCCAAG GGAATTACTCTTGTTTATGTCGCAATGGCTACAAAAACAATGGCCCGAATGGAAAGTGCATCAAAGACAATTCCAGCGACCGTCTCCTGCTCATAATTCTTTCATTGG GAATTTCTGTAGGCCTATTTGTGATTTTATTAGTTGGAAGTTTATGGATGTATTGGGGACTGAAGAAAAGGAAGTTCATAAAACTCAAAGAGAAGTACTTTACAGAAAATGGTGGTTTATTGTTAAAACAAAAACTCACTAGTCAAGGAGGATCTGTTGAGACAACCAAACTATTTACTGCAGAAGAACTTGAGAAGGCCACAAACAATTACCATGAAAGTAGAATCCTTGGTGAAGGAGGGTATGGAACAGTTTACAGAGGCATATTACCAGATAACCAAGTGGTTGCAATAAAAAAGTCCAAAGTTGGTGCCCCGACTCAAACTGATCAGTTTGTTAATGAGGTGATTGTTCTTTCTCAAGTCAACCATAGAAATGTAGTAAGGCTATTAGGTTGTTGTTTAGAGACAGAAGTCCCTTTACTCGTATACGAGTTCATCACCCAGGGCACTCTCTTTGAGCACATTCACAAGAAAAAGGGTAAAGGGTCATCACTTTCATGGGAACTCCGATTGAAGATAGCATCAGAAACTGCAGGAGCACTAGCATACTTGCACTCCTCCACTTCCACACCAATCATACACCGAGATGTGAAAACAATGAATATACTATTAGATGACAATTACACAGCCAAAGTGTCAGATTTTGGAGCTTCACGTTTCATTCCTATTGATCAAACTCAACTAGCAACAATGGTGCAAGGCACATTTGGATACTTGGACCCTGAATACTTCCATTCAAATCAACTAACAGAAAAGAGTGACGTCTATAGCTTTGGAGTGGTTCTAGCAGAGCTACTCACAAGTAAAGTGGCATTTTCTTTTGCAAGGCCTGAGGCAGAGAGATGCCTTGCACACTTTTTTGTTTGTTCGGTGGAAGATGGTCACTTGAACCAAATTCTATATGATGACATTATTAATGAAGGAGATATTGACCAGAGAGTAATAGAAAATGTGGCCCATCTTGCAAGAACATGTTTGAGGGTAAAAGGGGAGGAAAGGCCTACCATGAGAGAAGTAGCCATGGAGCTGGAAAGAATGATTATGACAAAGCATCCATGGGGTTCTGCAGATCATTACTTCCCAGAAGAGACTAAGCACTTGCTCGGATCACCTAATACTTCCAAGGATTATGTTGTGAATGTTGATGGTGATGGTGGTCCTGGTACAACCAGTGGGTGTGACAGCATGCAAATCGAAATGTTAATGTCATATGCTGATGGGCGATAG